In Notamacropus eugenii isolate mMacEug1 chromosome 1, mMacEug1.pri_v2, whole genome shotgun sequence, one genomic interval encodes:
- the LOC140524881 gene encoding olfactory receptor 13A1-like: MASNNHSTVTEFILQSFSENPQIQILIFSLFLGLFVVAFTSNLLITIVIILNPDLHTPMYFFLINLAFLDVLSTLTVVPKLLQNLITKNTISYGGCLAQIYFLTWCLGAELLLCTVMAYDRYAAICQPLHYTTIMSKTVCCLMASIVWVISGVNTIIQTDVTARLSFCGPNVIDHYFCEIPPLLPLSCSSTNVNNVMAVVADMIYAIFNFLLILVSYGFIISSILKIWTKEGKKRAFSTCSSHIIVVSLYYCAVIYIYILPGLGQSPKKGKVASVIYAIVTPTLNPLIYSLRNKDVKLALNKLCLLLRK; the protein is encoded by the coding sequence ATGGCATCAAACAATCATTCCACAGTGACTGAGTTCATCTTACAAAGCTTCTCTGAAAATCCTCAGATTCAGATCCTTATCTTCAGCCTCTTCTTAGGACTGTTTGTAGTGGCATTTACAAGTAACTTACTGATTACCATTGTGATCATTCTAAATCCAGACCTCCATactcccatgtactttttccttatAAATTTGGCCTTTCTGGATGTTCTCTCCACCTTAACTGTGGTGCCTAAGTTGCTGCAGAACCTAATAACCAAGAACACCATCTCCTATGGTGGCTGCTTAGCTCAGATATATTTCCTAACTTGGTGTTTGGGGGCTGAGCTCTTGCTTTGCACAGTCATGGCCTATGATCGGTATGCAGCCATCTGCCAACCCCTCCACTATACCACTATCATGAGCAAGACAGTTTGCTGTCTCATGGCATCTATAGTGTGGGTTATCAGTGGGGTCAATACAATAATACAAACTGATGTCACTGCTCGCTTGTCATTCTGTGGCCCCAATGTCATTGATCATTACTTTTGTGAGATTCCTCCTCTATTGCCTCTCTCTTGCTCCTCAACCAATGTCAACAATGTGATGGCAGTAGTGGCAGACATGATCTATGCTATCTTCAATTTCTTGCTTATCCTGGTGTCCTATGGTTTCATCATCTCCAGCATCTTGAAGATCTGGaccaaggaagggaagaagagagcatTTTCCACTTGTTCCTCCCACATTATTGTTGTTTCCCTGTATTATTGTGCtgtaatttatatatacattcttcctggtttaggtcaGTCTCCGAAGAAAGGCAAAGTAGCCTCAGTAATTTATGCCATAGTGACCCCCACCTTAAACCCTTTGATCTACTCCCTGAGAAATAAGGATGTGAAATtagcactgaataaattatgtcTATTGCTTAGGAAATAA
- the LOC140517310 gene encoding olfactory receptor 13A1-like has translation MASNNHSSVTEFILQSFSENPQVQILILSLFLGLFAVAFTGNSLIITVISLHPGLHSPMYFFLINLALLDVLSTSTVLPKMLNNLTTKNTISYGGCLAQIYFLSWFLAAEALLFTAMAYDRYAAICQPFHYTTIMSKAACSFIASTVWGISGINTTVHIIMTAHLSFCGPNVIDHFFCEIPLLLPLSCSSTYVNNAMVVVADMFFAIFNFLLILVSYGFIISSILKIRTKEGKKRAFSTCSSHLIVVSLYYCTIIYIYILPGLGQSLKKGKVASVFYTIVTPALNPLIYSLRNKDVKIALNKLYLLLRKQLDI, from the coding sequence ATGGCATCAAACAATCACTCCTCAGTGACTGAGTTCATCTTACAAAGTTTTTCTGAAAATCCTCAGGTTCAGATTCTTATCTTGAGCCTCTTCTTAGGACTTTTTGCAGTGGCATTTACAGGTAACTCTCTCATTATAACTGTGATTAGTCTACATCCAGGCCTCCATTctcccatgtactttttccttatAAATTTGGCTTTGCTGGATGTTCTCTCCACCTCCACTGTGTTGCCTAAGATGCTGAATAATCTAACAACCAAGAACACTATTTCCTATGGTGGGTGCTTAGCTCAGATATATTTCCTAAGCTGGTTTTTGGCAGCTGAGGCCTTGCTTTTCACAGCCATGGCCTATGATCGGTATGCAGCCATTTGCCAGCCCTTTCACTATACAACTATCATGAGCAAGGCAGCTTGCTCTTTCATAGCTTCTACAGTGTGGGGTATCAGTGGGATTAATACAACAGTACATATCATCATGACTGCTCACTTGTCATTCTGTGGCCCCAATGTAATTGATCATTTCTTTTGTGAGATTCCTCTTCTATTGCCTCTCTCTTGCTCCTCAACCTATGTCAACAATGCAATGGTAGTTGTGGCAGACATGTTCTTTGCTATTTTCAATTTTCTGCTCATCCTGGTGTCCTATGGCTTCATCATCTCCAGTATCTTGAAGATCCGAaccaaggaagggaaaaagagagcaTTTTCCACTTGTTCCTCCCACCTTATTGTGGTTAGCCTATATTATTGCactataatttatatatacattcttcctggtttaggtcaGTCTCTCAAGAAAGGCAAAGTAGCTTCAGTGTTTTATACCATAGTGACCCCCGCCTTAAACCCTCTGATCTACTCCCTGAGAAACAAGGATGTGAAAATAGCTCTCAATAAATTATATCTACTTCTTAGGAAACAATTGGACATTTGA